The Pigmentiphaga aceris DNA segment CCATTTTGCAAAGGCGGCTATCGGTCATCCGCAACAGGGCAAGCACGGTCCCCAACACCGCAGCCAGCAGCCACGCCAACGCGGTGAGTTCCAGCATGGTGATCACCCCCTGGACGATCCATTGCGGATAGTCGCCACGGGCAAGCACAGAGAAATCCAGATCCAGCTTCATCGCTACGCTTCCGGTCGCGGTTCTCGGCATTCGCAAGGCAGCGCACACGCATGCCTTGCGAGATCTTTATCAGCCCTTGATGGGTGCGATCTGAAACTCACGACGCATGCCGTATGGGCTGCTGGCACCCAGCCACTTGTCGAAGATGGCGGTGGCCGCGTTCGACTGATCCAGTTTGCGAAGCGCGCCATTGACCTGCTCGATCAACGCGGCCTCGTCCTTGCGCATGCCAATGCCCCAGGCCTCCAGCATCAGCGGCTTCTCGACGATGTCGATGGGCGTGGTGTTCTCGGCCTGCTGCTTGTACTTGACCAGCACAAGCTCGGAAAGCGCCAGCCCGTCGACCTTGCTCAGTTGCAAGGCCAGGAAGGCCGCAGGCGCATCCTGGAAGGTGACGGGTGAGGCAGTGGGAATCGCCTTGCGCACGCCCATCTCGGACGTAGACCCCTTGATGGCACTGACACGCTTGCCGCCCAATTCATCGAGCGTCTTGATGCCCGAATTGCGGCGCACGGCCACCTTTTGCAGGCTGGCGAAATAGCTGTCGCTGTAAGCGATCTGCTGGGCACGTTCCGACGTCCAACCCAGGTTGGCCGCCAGGATGTCGACACGCCCCTGTTGAAGCTCGGTGATGCGGGCAGGCACTGCCACCAGACGCAGTTCAAGCTTCACGCCCAGGCTGTCTGCGATGGCCTTGCAGAAATCCACGTCGTAGCCCTGAATCTCGCGGGTTTGCGGGTTCGGGAAACTGAACGGCTCGGCCGTACCCAGCGTGCCGCATACCAAAGTGCCTTTTGCCTTGATGTCGGCCAACTGGTCGGCCGACGCCGCATGACCGAACAGGGTCAGACAAAGTGCGGTGGCTCCGCTAAAAAAGAATCGACGCATGGTGTTTGTCTCCGATTTCTGTTTGTTATTGGCAGTGCAGGGGAACGATCAGTGCACGATCAGCGCGTGCAATCCTTGACCGCGTTTGCGATGGCAAGACATCCGGCATCGATCTCTTCCAAAGACGTCGCAAACGACAGCCGAAGATGTGAGGGCAAGCCGTAAGACGCGCCATCGATCGTGGCGACGCCTACGTGTTCGAGCAGATAGCGCATCACGTCGACATCGTTGTTCAGTACGTCCCCAGCCGGTGTGCGACGACCCAGCAGCCCCGCTACGCTCGGGAAGACATAGAACGCGCCGTCGGGGGCCGTGCAGGAAAAATCGTCGATCGCATTCAGCCCGGCAACGATGCGATCGCGTCGCTCGGCAAAGCGCACAACCGCGTCGCTTACACACTGCTGCGGCCCTTCCAGCGCAGCCACCGCTGCGGCCTGGCTGGCTGAACACGCGCACGATGTGCTTTGTGAAAGTAGCAAGGTGATCGCATCGATCAAGGGCTTCGGACCCGCGCCGAAACCAATGCGCCACCCGGTGAAGGCATAGGTCTTCGACAGCCCGTTGACCACCAGCGTGCGCGTGGCAAGGTCGGGGGCCACATCGAGCGGTGCCACGTGGCGGGCACCGCCATACACAAAGTGTTCGTAGATTTCGTCGGTCAGCAGCCAGACGTGGGGATGGGCGCGCAGCACCTCGCACAAGGCTTCCAGCTCACTGCGCGAATACACGGCACCGGTCGGATTGTTGGGTGTGTTGAGCACCACCCAGCGCGTGCGCGGGGTGATCGCGGCAGCCAATGCCTGGGCGCTCATCTTGAACCCGGCGTCGGCACCCGCTGTCACGATCACCGGCTTGCCCCCGTTGATGGCAACCATATCGGGATAGGACACCCAATACGGTGCCGGCACGATGACCTCGTCGCCCTCATTCAAGGTGGCGGCAAACGCGTTGTAGATGATGTGCTTGGCACCGCATCCCACCACCACTTGCGAAGGCGGCACGACAAAGCCGTTTTCGCGTGCCAACTTGGCCGCAATCGCATTGCGCAGAGCAGGCGTACCCGCCGATGCGGTGTAACGCGTGTGCCCTTGCGCCAACGCAAGCGCACCGGCCTCGACAATGTGCGCAGGCGTCGGAAAATCGGGTTCGCCAATCGTGAAGTCGATGATGCGACGCCCGGCCGCACGCAGTGCGTCGACGCGGACCTTGGCCGCCATGCTGGGCGACGGTTTGACGGTTGACAGGCGCTCGGCCAGCAACAGGCTCATGGTGTGCTCCGTGAATGCTTGAAGACGGTGTGGGTGTTCAAAGACCGAGGGGGTGCTTAAAGGCCATGGGGTACTCAAAGGCCATGAGCCGACAGCGTCTTGGTCAGCCAGCTTTGTTCGACACGCCCGCTGAGAATTTCTGCCTTGATGGCATCTTCTTTTTCCACCGTAGCGGCCACCGCACGCAGCAGGCGCTCCGCGTCGGCCTGCGGGAAGGTCACCACACCGTCCTCATCACCCACCACCAGGTCGCCCGGCGACACGACCTGCCCGCCAATGTTCACCGGCACGTTGATGGCACCTGGCCCCAGTTTGTAAGGACCGCGATGCGTGATGCTGCGTGCATAACAAGGGAAATCGGCAGCATGGAACGCGGCGCTGTCACGGATCGCACCGTCGATCACCAACCCAGCGCATCCACGCTCGATGGCGTACAGCATGATCAGCTCACCCACCAGTGCGTTATCCGCGTTGCCCGCGCCATCGACCACCAGCACGTGACCAGGCTGCAAGTCCATCAAGGCGCGGTAGATCAGCAGGTTGTCGCCCGGACGGGCCTTGACGGTATAGGCGGTTCCCACCAGCTTGCGGGCACGATGAAAGCGCTGCAGACCGACGATGCCTTGCATGCGCTGCAGGTTGTCGCTCAGGTGCGGGGTGACGACGTCCTGCAGTGCAGTGATGACCTGGCTCGGCGCAAGCGACGGGGCCGGACAAATGGTGAAGGGTGCTTCTGACACGGAGACTCCCGGGGTGGATCAGCGATTGCGATCTCATGACAGGAATTGTGGGAGTTCCCTTGCACGCAAAAAAGCGATATTTTCGAATTAAATTACAGTCTTAAAAGCGATCAATCAAAGCGCAAGCAGCGGACCCATGCACCATGATGACCTTCAAGCAACTCGAAGCGCTGTACTGGATCAACCGCCTGGGCAGCTTCGCGGCGGCCGCAGCCCGCCTGCACACCACGCAGTCCGCCATATCCAAACGCGTGCATGAACTCGAATCCGAATTCGACACGCCCTTGTTCGATCGCACTCAACGCCAGGCACGACTGACCGACAAAGGCCAAGAAATGGTCGTCATCGCCGAAAGGTTGCTCAAGCAACGCGACATGGCCATCGAGCAATTCGGTCGCCCGGATGTCGTGCAGCGGCGCTTCCGAATCGGCGTAACCGAACTGACTGCCCTCACCTGGCTGCCCAAGCTCGTATCAGCCATTCAACTGAACTATCCGAAAGTCACGCTTGAACCCGACGTGGACATGAGCGTGAAGCTGAAAGAAAAACTGCTGGCCGACGAAGTTGATTTGATCGTCGTTCCCGACGCCGTGCTTGACTCGCGTTTCGGTTACGAAAGCTTGGCCACGGTCGACAACGTCTGGATGTGCAAACCCGGTCTGGTCCCCACGGAAAACGTCTTGCGCATCCATGAACTGGCGCGCCTGCCGCTGCTCACACAGGGAGATCGGTCGGGTACCGGCGTCAACTACATGCGCTGGTTTCACAGCCTGGGCGTCGAGCCGGACAACACCATCAGCAGCAACAGTCTGATTGCCTTGCTGGGCCTGACGGTGTCGGGCCTGGGCGTCAGCTACCTGCCGCGCGCCTGCATGGAGCCGATGCTGAAAAACGGTCTGCTGAGTGTCGTCCGCACCAATCCGCCACTGCCGAACATCCGCTACATCGCCATGTACAAACGCGATGTGCAAAGTCCGCTGACTGCCGCCGTGACGATGATGGCGCAGGAATGCTGTGACTTCACGCGGATGTTTCAGACGCCTTGATGGCAAGGTGGTAGTTCAATCCGAGGCGCGTGCATGGGTACCAAGCTTCAACGCCAATCACGGCACCCGGACAAGTCAAAAAACTAACGACATGATGCTGTCCCGGCGTCGACATCGAGTGCAACGATCCGTTCGATTGTCGGCAGAGTCGCCTCACCGTCATCGCTGAGGGTCAGGTGTACTGCTCGGCCAACGGCGGGATTGCCAGCGTTGCAGGTAACCAGCGCCTCGTAGGCCCGGCTTGCTTCTGGCGCAGTCGCATGCACAGCCAGTTGCCTAACATCATTTCCCAACACAGCACGAAGTTGGCCATCCGAGCCCGTGATGCCGGCCAGTTCTGCATATACACGCGCCAGCACACGATTCGCTGCCCAGGAAGTTTCGTACTCCGGTCGCGTATTGGCAAGTATCGGTGTCTTGTCGAGCGCGATGAATCGCGCGCCTCCCGCGGCAAATTCGATCCGCGTTTCGTAGCTGATGATGGAGCCGTGAATGCCCGAATCACCTGGGGCCTGGTAGGCCACGACCATGCTCAACAAGCCATCACCATTGTCGGCATCCGCAAAACTGGCATGCACGATGTGATGCGAGCTGATGACATCGGGGACTGCGGCAAACCAGGCCTTCAGGCTTTCGTGGTCTCTGGCGAACACGTGATTGCCCCGGTGCCCCGATAGCTGCACTTGGGGATGGAATATTGCCAAGTGCGTATCGAGATTGCCCACGGATGCTTCAAGAAAGGCGAACCAGCGGTGCGCCAGATGCAGGGCAATGTGATGCCGACTGCGCGAGTGTGTGATCACAGCGTTATCAGCCTTCATCATGCA contains these protein-coding regions:
- a CDS encoding ABC transporter substrate-binding protein; this translates as MRRFFFSGATALCLTLFGHAASADQLADIKAKGTLVCGTLGTAEPFSFPNPQTREIQGYDVDFCKAIADSLGVKLELRLVAVPARITELQQGRVDILAANLGWTSERAQQIAYSDSYFASLQKVAVRRNSGIKTLDELGGKRVSAIKGSTSEMGVRKAIPTASPVTFQDAPAAFLALQLSKVDGLALSELVLVKYKQQAENTTPIDIVEKPLMLEAWGIGMRKDEAALIEQVNGALRKLDQSNAATAIFDKWLGASSPYGMRREFQIAPIKG
- a CDS encoding pyridoxal phosphate-dependent aminotransferase, translating into MSLLLAERLSTVKPSPSMAAKVRVDALRAAGRRIIDFTIGEPDFPTPAHIVEAGALALAQGHTRYTASAGTPALRNAIAAKLARENGFVVPPSQVVVGCGAKHIIYNAFAATLNEGDEVIVPAPYWVSYPDMVAINGGKPVIVTAGADAGFKMSAQALAAAITPRTRWVVLNTPNNPTGAVYSRSELEALCEVLRAHPHVWLLTDEIYEHFVYGGARHVAPLDVAPDLATRTLVVNGLSKTYAFTGWRIGFGAGPKPLIDAITLLLSQSTSCACSASQAAAVAALEGPQQCVSDAVVRFAERRDRIVAGLNAIDDFSCTAPDGAFYVFPSVAGLLGRRTPAGDVLNNDVDVMRYLLEHVGVATIDGASYGLPSHLRLSFATSLEEIDAGCLAIANAVKDCTR
- a CDS encoding RraA family protein produces the protein MSEAPFTICPAPSLAPSQVITALQDVVTPHLSDNLQRMQGIVGLQRFHRARKLVGTAYTVKARPGDNLLIYRALMDLQPGHVLVVDGAGNADNALVGELIMLYAIERGCAGLVIDGAIRDSAAFHAADFPCYARSITHRGPYKLGPGAINVPVNIGGQVVSPGDLVVGDEDGVVTFPQADAERLLRAVAATVEKEDAIKAEILSGRVEQSWLTKTLSAHGL
- a CDS encoding LysR family transcriptional regulator: MTFKQLEALYWINRLGSFAAAAARLHTTQSAISKRVHELESEFDTPLFDRTQRQARLTDKGQEMVVIAERLLKQRDMAIEQFGRPDVVQRRFRIGVTELTALTWLPKLVSAIQLNYPKVTLEPDVDMSVKLKEKLLADEVDLIVVPDAVLDSRFGYESLATVDNVWMCKPGLVPTENVLRIHELARLPLLTQGDRSGTGVNYMRWFHSLGVEPDNTISSNSLIALLGLTVSGLGVSYLPRACMEPMLKNGLLSVVRTNPPLPNIRYIAMYKRDVQSPLTAAVTMMAQECCDFTRMFQTP